In Leptospira sp. WS58.C1, a single genomic region encodes these proteins:
- a CDS encoding SpoIIE family protein phosphatase has product MSEAEEKSSGSRTPFKSASRKDVIRILERITDAFLSLDRDLKILYANFEAEKLLDIIRENLVGRRLPEILPQFNYSALFPAMIESMHTGLPKDLEILDPKENIWYEVRIFPSVEEIAVYLRDVTSRKEGEVKLKESEERLSELVRTSLDSILSVNESMEIVMMNPAAEKLFGYSSWEVNGKSLEFLLPKRRNKLFSKVLRKIGESSDRGIFGPFRAKRKNGSEPILEASVSKVNTSSGKGYTLILRDITDRISIQKKLRGTVEELKTVDRERLDLLQNLEAEVESRSKELTRFYRLMKEELNLAKKVQNSLLPPIDYSIPGVQTFVNYLPVMEVGGDWFDIFEFRPGVLRVILADATGHGVQAALVTMTIKGVYEPLKYLADSPLELIKGINTDYCRNFKNLQMYFSCFILDVDTIERKIRFASGGHPALLWKSKSGINLLERTGSLLGLNAKMEYLEEEFEYSEGDSILMLTDGIFEEFDSEQNPFGEERIEKIFRESGLSGLELHSQIIREMKAHLGDKEPQDDITLISLNLS; this is encoded by the coding sequence ATGTCAGAAGCAGAGGAAAAATCTTCCGGATCGCGCACCCCCTTCAAATCCGCTTCTAGAAAAGACGTAATTCGGATCTTAGAAAGAATTACGGACGCATTTTTGTCCCTGGATAGGGACCTTAAGATTTTATACGCCAATTTCGAAGCCGAAAAACTTCTGGATATTATCCGAGAGAATTTAGTAGGCAGAAGATTACCCGAAATACTTCCTCAATTTAATTATAGCGCATTGTTCCCTGCGATGATCGAATCCATGCATACGGGACTCCCCAAGGACTTAGAGATCTTAGATCCGAAAGAAAATATTTGGTACGAGGTCCGTATCTTTCCTTCCGTCGAGGAGATTGCTGTATATCTGCGTGATGTGACTTCCAGAAAAGAAGGAGAGGTAAAACTCAAAGAATCCGAAGAAAGACTTTCGGAACTTGTGAGAACTTCTTTGGATTCTATTTTATCCGTGAACGAATCCATGGAAATCGTAATGATGAATCCGGCAGCCGAAAAATTGTTCGGATATTCTTCTTGGGAAGTGAACGGAAAGTCTTTGGAATTTTTACTCCCGAAAAGACGTAATAAACTTTTTTCTAAAGTGTTACGGAAGATAGGAGAAAGTTCCGACAGGGGAATTTTCGGTCCGTTTAGAGCCAAACGTAAGAATGGATCGGAACCAATTTTAGAAGCTTCCGTTTCCAAAGTAAATACTTCCTCCGGAAAAGGATATACTCTGATACTTAGGGATATAACAGACAGGATTTCCATCCAAAAGAAGCTGAGAGGAACCGTAGAAGAACTAAAAACCGTGGATAGAGAAAGGTTGGACCTCCTACAAAATCTGGAAGCGGAAGTGGAATCGCGCTCCAAAGAGCTTACCAGATTTTATCGTTTGATGAAGGAAGAATTGAATCTGGCAAAAAAGGTCCAGAACAGTTTACTTCCACCGATCGATTATTCCATTCCGGGAGTTCAAACTTTTGTAAATTATCTTCCGGTAATGGAGGTAGGAGGGGATTGGTTCGATATATTCGAATTTCGTCCCGGTGTACTTAGGGTAATCTTGGCGGATGCTACCGGGCACGGGGTACAGGCTGCGCTAGTCACGATGACAATCAAAGGTGTTTACGAACCGCTAAAATATCTGGCGGATTCTCCCTTGGAACTGATCAAGGGGATCAATACGGATTATTGTCGGAACTTTAAGAATTTACAGATGTACTTTTCCTGTTTTATCCTGGATGTGGATACGATCGAAAGAAAGATCCGATTCGCATCCGGAGGTCATCCCGCACTCTTATGGAAATCCAAATCGGGAATTAACCTTCTGGAAAGAACAGGCTCTCTTCTGGGTTTGAACGCGAAAATGGAATATTTGGAAGAAGAATTCGAATACTCGGAAGGAGATTCCATACTCATGTTAACCGATGGGATATTTGAAGAATTCGATTCGGAACAAAATCCATTCGGAGAAGAAAGAATAGAAAAAATTTTCAGAGAGTCCGGGCTAAGCGGGTTGGAATTACATTCTCAGATCATACGCGAAATGAAAGCCCATTTGGGAGATAAAGAACCCCAAGACGATATCACATTGATTTCTTTGAACTTAAGCTAA
- the pgsB gene encoding poly-gamma-glutamate synthase PgsB, which produces MSELLILFPLLLILLGFGFAEYILHIYRRNKIPIRIHVNGTRGKSSVTRLIASGLKKGGYRVLAKTTGTVPRLILPDGSEKNIIRYGAPNILEQKFAIQEAEKQGVDAIVLECMALVPFNQKVSEEKLVRATHSVITNIREDHLEIMGPEKKDVALALSGSIPESKVLFTSEKEFFPFFQEITKRKKTEIIPTHPGKYSHLNYMQGFAYYEHPENVILALEVCESLGVKPEIAIQGMWSHSPDLGASFFAEYDLGEKKIAFANGFAANDPRSAASIWENAILRFPAYSYKVALVNCRKDRPERSEQMAKEILSWKKNSPDLILIAGEETEVFQKTCLKLSSGNPKMENLKSMNAGEVLGFFKIFLPSNSMIVGLGNIGGLGLELLEHLKQTGMMKG; this is translated from the coding sequence GTGTCCGAATTGCTAATATTATTTCCATTACTTCTAATTCTATTAGGATTCGGATTTGCAGAATATATTCTTCATATTTATAGAAGGAATAAGATCCCGATCCGAATTCATGTGAATGGTACTCGAGGAAAAAGTTCCGTCACTAGACTGATTGCATCCGGCTTGAAAAAGGGTGGATATCGGGTGCTTGCCAAAACAACAGGAACTGTTCCGAGACTTATATTACCGGACGGTTCCGAAAAAAATATTATCCGATACGGAGCCCCCAACATTTTAGAACAGAAGTTTGCGATCCAAGAAGCTGAAAAACAAGGTGTGGATGCGATCGTTTTAGAATGTATGGCCCTTGTCCCATTCAACCAGAAAGTTTCGGAAGAAAAATTAGTAAGGGCCACGCATTCAGTCATCACAAACATAAGAGAGGATCATCTGGAAATTATGGGTCCTGAAAAGAAGGACGTAGCTTTGGCTCTAAGCGGATCCATTCCGGAATCGAAGGTCTTATTTACTTCCGAAAAAGAATTTTTTCCTTTTTTCCAAGAAATAACAAAAAGGAAAAAGACTGAAATCATTCCCACTCATCCCGGAAAATATTCACATCTAAACTATATGCAAGGTTTTGCATATTATGAACATCCTGAAAATGTGATCCTTGCGCTGGAAGTCTGCGAGTCTTTAGGGGTAAAACCTGAGATTGCAATCCAAGGAATGTGGTCTCATTCTCCCGATTTAGGCGCTAGTTTTTTTGCAGAATACGATCTGGGAGAAAAAAAGATCGCATTTGCAAACGGTTTTGCGGCAAACGATCCCAGATCTGCTGCAAGTATTTGGGAGAATGCCATCTTACGCTTCCCGGCATATTCATATAAAGTGGCTCTTGTCAATTGTAGAAAGGATAGACCGGAAAGATCCGAACAAATGGCAAAAGAAATCCTATCTTGGAAGAAAAATTCTCCCGACCTAATTTTGATTGCCGGAGAAGAAACAGAAGTATTCCAAAAGACCTGTTTGAAATTAAGTTCAGGAAATCCTAAAATGGAAAATCTGAAATCTATGAATGCGGGCGAAGTATTGGGATTTTTCAAAATATTTTTACCTTCTAATTCGATGATAGTCGGATTGGGGAACATAGGCGGTCTAGGCTTAGAACTTCTGGAACATTTAAAACAAACAGGAATGATGAAAGGATGA
- the pgsC gene encoding poly-gamma-glutamate biosynthesis protein PgsC yields MDLLSVSIGIGLGISLFFSEFFGIAGGLVVPGYFALQLQNPVNILLTLSVSLGVFGLGKFISKFVILYGKRRTAILLLLGFVLDAVGNEWIFPRIFTEVVQLESEVRAVGHIIPGLIAVWMDRQGWLETLASLLTASVIVRLILILFLGKELLP; encoded by the coding sequence ATGGACTTATTAAGTGTTTCCATAGGTATAGGACTAGGCATCAGTCTATTCTTTTCCGAATTTTTCGGGATCGCAGGTGGGTTGGTCGTTCCCGGCTACTTTGCTTTACAGCTCCAGAATCCGGTCAATATTCTTCTTACATTATCCGTAAGTTTGGGAGTTTTTGGCCTAGGGAAATTCATTTCAAAATTTGTAATATTGTATGGAAAAAGAAGGACGGCAATCTTACTTTTACTTGGATTCGTTTTAGATGCGGTCGGCAACGAATGGATATTTCCTCGGATCTTTACGGAGGTTGTCCAGTTAGAATCGGAAGTAAGGGCGGTTGGCCATATTATTCCCGGTCTGATCGCCGTTTGGATGGATAGGCAAGGTTGGTTGGAAACTTTGGCGTCTTTACTCACGGCATCCGTGATCGTTCGTTTGATATTGATCCTATTTCTTGGAAAGGAGTTATTACCTTGA
- the pgsW gene encoding poly-gamma-glutamate system protein has protein sequence MYWNSSNKSVLYYLLLVVFSLFGIFLVEYFLSEKIQPHYSEKIEAAKLTAKAFQEIREYKVSINKKIDPVSDPSDSGLIGEFFTVVTSNLGSLRAKQTSINPNFGALVLEYLIQAGVQKGDTVAVSLSGSFPALNIAVYSAAKVLDLKLVIISSLTSSQWGANDPDLLWPDMEKRLYTRGIFPYISLAYSWGGIEDQAFGIPKEGSKLLQNSASKHSLPMLQSRNYSESLEERMNLYSAGSPISEYKAYINVGGGTVSVGTKKNEGEFSAGLNLKHPISRQGKDSVMRRFANAGIPVIHLVRVEELATQNGFTIQPKKMPEPGEGKIFKRYEYDPRLAAAVLVGIFVLLYIFFKRDHFIEEDRDESL, from the coding sequence ATGTATTGGAATTCTTCTAATAAGTCCGTTCTATATTATTTGCTCTTAGTCGTATTTTCACTTTTTGGAATATTCTTAGTGGAATATTTTCTTTCCGAGAAAATTCAGCCCCACTATTCGGAAAAAATCGAAGCGGCAAAACTGACTGCTAAAGCGTTTCAAGAAATCAGGGAATACAAAGTATCGATAAACAAAAAGATAGATCCGGTTTCCGACCCATCCGATTCGGGATTGATCGGTGAATTTTTTACAGTTGTTACGAGCAATTTGGGATCGCTTAGGGCAAAACAAACTTCCATCAATCCCAACTTTGGAGCCTTAGTTTTGGAGTATCTCATCCAAGCCGGGGTCCAAAAGGGCGATACTGTCGCCGTTTCTCTGTCCGGATCTTTTCCCGCTTTGAATATAGCGGTATATTCCGCTGCGAAAGTTTTGGATCTGAAACTTGTGATCATCTCCAGTTTAACTTCTTCCCAATGGGGCGCGAATGATCCTGATCTTTTATGGCCGGATATGGAGAAGAGACTCTATACCCGAGGAATTTTTCCCTACATCTCTTTGGCTTATAGTTGGGGAGGGATTGAGGACCAGGCGTTCGGGATCCCGAAAGAAGGGTCGAAGCTACTACAAAATTCCGCTTCCAAACATTCTCTCCCCATGCTCCAATCTAGGAATTACTCGGAAAGTCTGGAAGAACGGATGAATCTGTATTCCGCAGGGAGCCCCATTTCAGAATATAAAGCTTATATCAATGTAGGTGGGGGAACAGTTTCCGTGGGAACTAAAAAGAACGAGGGAGAATTTTCAGCCGGATTGAATTTGAAACATCCCATCTCTCGACAGGGAAAAGATTCCGTCATGAGGCGTTTTGCGAATGCGGGGATTCCGGTCATTCATTTGGTCCGAGTGGAAGAACTTGCGACCCAAAACGGATTTACGATCCAACCGAAAAAAATGCCGGAGCCCGGAGAGGGGAAAATATTTAAAAGATACGAATATGATCCTCGATTAGCCGCTGCGGTTTTAGTCGGAATATTCGTTTTACTTTATATATTTTTTAAAAGAGATCATTTTATAGAAGAAGATCGGGACGAATCTCTTTAA
- a CDS encoding alpha/beta fold hydrolase: MLQFGSDSKIATLPSGIRIAYRVFPGKSKVPLFCVHGLTGNLKNFEPIAEGLSKKGITVIVYDLRGRGNSDKPKEEYSARVHAQDLKDLSSILGYSKISILSHSLGAWITLRFAEKYSDFLEKAVLIDGGGELSIKRKISNLLMIQGSLARLGRRIPSKEIYLQEAKKSPLLSAWNKNIQNFLMYELEPVGILSSSLMPGDTLYGPVLCSIPPFVIDSELQNMGGAMKPTGIFARLLKNPKEFFKTVQDNKVMPYSSLHCPVLVIRALKPNFKPGDELLPSSAIERMKEKIQNLKIYELKDKNHYESVLLEDTERDREILKFLKF, from the coding sequence ATGTTACAATTCGGTTCGGATTCCAAAATAGCGACTCTACCTTCCGGAATCCGAATCGCCTATCGGGTCTTTCCCGGCAAATCAAAAGTCCCGCTCTTCTGCGTTCATGGTCTGACCGGAAATTTAAAAAACTTCGAACCGATCGCGGAAGGGCTTTCTAAAAAAGGGATCACCGTAATCGTATATGATCTACGCGGAAGAGGAAATTCGGACAAGCCCAAAGAGGAATATTCCGCAAGAGTACATGCTCAGGACCTAAAAGATCTTTCATCAATATTAGGATATTCTAAAATTTCCATTCTCTCCCATTCTTTAGGCGCCTGGATCACTCTCAGATTTGCGGAAAAGTACTCCGATTTTTTGGAAAAAGCGGTATTGATAGACGGAGGCGGAGAACTTTCCATCAAACGTAAAATTTCCAATCTTCTTATGATACAAGGTTCATTAGCCCGTTTAGGCAGAAGGATCCCTAGTAAGGAAATTTATCTACAAGAGGCGAAAAAGTCCCCATTACTTTCCGCCTGGAATAAGAATATTCAAAATTTCTTAATGTATGAACTGGAACCGGTCGGAATACTTTCTTCTTCCTTGATGCCAGGAGATACTTTGTACGGACCTGTGCTTTGTTCTATTCCTCCCTTTGTGATCGATAGCGAGCTACAGAACATGGGGGGTGCCATGAAGCCGACGGGTATTTTTGCCAGACTTTTGAAAAATCCAAAAGAATTTTTCAAAACTGTCCAAGATAATAAGGTCATGCCCTACTCCTCATTACATTGTCCCGTGCTTGTGATCCGAGCCCTAAAACCGAATTTCAAACCGGGAGACGAACTATTACCATCTTCCGCAATAGAGAGGATGAAAGAAAAGATCCAAAATCTGAAAATTTACGAATTAAAAGACAAAAACCATTATGAATCCGTACTTTTGGAAGATACGGAAAGAGACCGAGAAATACTAAAATTTCTGAAATTTTAA
- a CDS encoding DUF445 domain-containing protein, translating into MDLPFLNITITKELIGVFMMPLTYGFVGWFTNVVALKMTFYPLEFVGIPPYLGWQGIVPKKAQKLALKSVNIMTERLIKVEDFFSKVDPDQLETEFQPVLNDLIPSATHEIVHHINPVLRKHLENGHGEEIVRAVQEKCAHTVKNIMTQVKENVSSVFNFRSLVLRKLTGPNVERIVNIFEEVGSKEFKFIEHCGWALGGALGIAQAVLWNYLPIWWTLPIQGVIVGYITNWVALTMIFRPLYEKRLGPIKYRGLFIARQEEVSKKYSNVFATQVLTARNVLEEILYKRAARTLVETIQAETESAAARLNLSGQLDAENKGEDSDFENTKKEVIRKVSDSLAGSSTKLETYMGRAMSIENNMFKRMKDLPPEEFEPILRSAFQEDEYVLILIGSVLGAIVGLVQGIYMIAV; encoded by the coding sequence ATGGATTTGCCCTTCCTCAATATCACTATAACCAAAGAATTGATCGGGGTCTTCATGATGCCCCTTACCTACGGATTCGTAGGTTGGTTTACCAACGTGGTAGCCTTAAAAATGACCTTCTACCCGTTGGAATTTGTAGGGATTCCACCTTATTTAGGATGGCAAGGGATCGTTCCGAAAAAGGCCCAGAAATTGGCCCTAAAATCGGTGAATATCATGACCGAAAGGCTGATCAAGGTAGAGGATTTTTTCTCCAAAGTAGATCCGGATCAATTAGAGACCGAATTCCAACCTGTATTAAATGATCTGATCCCTTCGGCAACCCATGAAATCGTTCATCATATCAATCCCGTCTTAAGAAAACATTTAGAGAACGGGCATGGGGAAGAGATCGTAAGAGCTGTCCAAGAAAAATGCGCTCATACGGTGAAAAATATCATGACCCAGGTAAAGGAGAACGTATCCTCCGTTTTCAATTTCAGATCCCTGGTTTTGCGTAAACTTACAGGACCGAATGTAGAAAGGATCGTAAACATCTTCGAGGAAGTAGGTTCTAAAGAATTCAAATTTATAGAACATTGCGGTTGGGCCCTCGGCGGTGCACTCGGTATCGCCCAGGCAGTGCTTTGGAATTATCTTCCTATCTGGTGGACGCTTCCCATCCAAGGAGTGATCGTAGGATATATCACCAACTGGGTGGCGCTCACGATGATATTCCGTCCTCTTTACGAAAAAAGATTGGGACCGATCAAATATAGAGGTTTATTCATCGCAAGACAGGAAGAAGTTTCCAAAAAATATTCGAACGTATTCGCAACCCAAGTTCTCACGGCAAGAAACGTATTAGAAGAGATCTTATACAAAAGAGCCGCAAGGACTTTGGTAGAGACTATCCAAGCGGAAACGGAATCCGCCGCTGCCAGGCTGAACTTATCCGGACAACTGGATGCGGAGAATAAGGGAGAAGATTCCGATTTCGAAAATACCAAAAAAGAAGTCATCCGCAAAGTAAGCGATTCCTTAGCAGGAAGTTCTACGAAACTCGAAACATATATGGGAAGAGCGATGAGCATAGAGAATAATATGTTCAAACGTATGAAAGATCTCCCACCGGAAGAATTCGAACCTATCTTAAGATCCGCTTTCCAAGAAGACGAGTACGTTCTTATCCTGATCGGTTCCGTTTTAGGAGCGATCGTAGGTCTTGTGCAAGGGATCTACATGATCGCGGTATAA
- a CDS encoding PAS domain S-box protein — protein MKSSFFPYWCILMDPSGLILETNLPLESWRQNPLSYFLNGTDKIQGENGSAVLFWQPGKSPVSFPGNKGLLASWSLTHGMFWVKMEPLEEDSASLMENSFWKEFLSSDRPFRQIFETNQAIKWILDPDSGDILYANQAASQFYGYSQEELLQMKVTDINTLTKEQIFEEMRMAAIEARQYFRFRHRLKNGEVRDMEVYSGPLQFGGKRVLFSILYDVTERVRAVSLLEENERRYRSLVENASDSIIITNFETKILEVNRRMCELLEYTKEELQTFTLENILDEESFRQSLHRIPALEIGKPVILSRKFKSKSGRIIEADVNAVRIDESRYMGVARDVTERNCMTRTLERSLREKESMLQEIHHRVKNNLQVISSLLGLQYENTEDPNLKRILKECENRVKSMGFVHAELYRSENFAAVDLENYFTTVSSNLIRAYGGLPRIQLHLDLSSLEVSIERAIPLGLILNELLTNSLKYAFPKDRSGKIQVRIFKEELNIVFSYSDDGVGFRKENHIGSGTIGIQLIEILSRQLKGSSEFTSENGVVFRLRIPDRNPGK, from the coding sequence ATGAAATCCTCCTTCTTCCCTTATTGGTGTATTCTAATGGATCCGTCCGGTTTGATCCTTGAGACAAATCTTCCTCTGGAATCCTGGAGACAAAATCCACTCTCCTATTTTTTGAACGGAACGGACAAGATCCAAGGGGAAAACGGAAGCGCTGTACTTTTTTGGCAACCGGGAAAAAGTCCCGTGTCATTTCCGGGAAACAAAGGTCTTCTTGCGAGTTGGTCTCTCACTCATGGGATGTTTTGGGTCAAAATGGAACCGCTGGAGGAAGATTCCGCTTCTCTAATGGAAAATTCCTTTTGGAAAGAATTTTTATCCAGCGACAGGCCCTTCCGACAGATTTTTGAGACAAACCAAGCAATTAAATGGATACTCGATCCTGACTCGGGCGATATTTTGTACGCGAATCAGGCTGCGAGCCAATTTTACGGTTACAGCCAAGAAGAACTTCTGCAGATGAAGGTCACCGATATCAATACTCTCACGAAAGAACAAATTTTCGAAGAGATGAGAATGGCTGCGATTGAAGCCAGACAATATTTCCGTTTCAGACATAGATTAAAGAACGGAGAAGTCCGCGATATGGAGGTTTACAGCGGGCCGTTGCAGTTCGGTGGAAAAAGGGTATTATTCTCCATTTTATACGATGTGACTGAAAGAGTAAGAGCGGTCTCTTTATTGGAAGAAAATGAACGAAGGTATCGCTCTTTGGTGGAGAACGCGTCCGATTCGATCATTATTACAAATTTTGAAACTAAAATTTTAGAAGTGAACAGGAGAATGTGCGAACTTTTAGAATATACCAAAGAAGAACTCCAAACATTTACATTAGAGAATATTCTCGATGAAGAAAGTTTTAGGCAGTCTTTGCATAGAATTCCTGCATTAGAGATCGGCAAACCTGTGATCCTAAGCAGAAAATTTAAAAGTAAATCCGGTAGAATTATAGAAGCGGACGTGAATGCCGTGCGAATAGACGAGTCCCGATATATGGGAGTTGCCAGAGACGTGACGGAAAGAAATTGTATGACGAGGACTTTGGAGAGATCCTTAAGGGAAAAAGAATCCATGCTCCAAGAGATCCACCATCGGGTTAAAAATAATCTGCAAGTGATCTCTAGTCTTCTTGGACTTCAATATGAGAATACGGAAGATCCTAACCTAAAACGAATCTTAAAAGAGTGTGAGAATCGGGTAAAGTCGATGGGATTTGTTCATGCGGAATTATATAGGTCGGAAAATTTCGCGGCAGTAGACTTAGAAAATTATTTTACCACGGTTTCTTCTAATCTGATCCGAGCGTATGGCGGACTTCCGCGAATACAACTGCATCTGGACCTCAGTTCTCTGGAGGTGAGTATTGAAAGAGCGATCCCTCTCGGACTGATCCTAAACGAACTTCTTACCAACTCCTTAAAATACGCATTTCCGAAAGATCGTTCCGGAAAAATACAAGTGCGGATCTTTAAAGAAGAATTGAATATCGTCTTCTCATATTCGGACGATGGGGTCGGATTTAGAAAAGAAAATCATATCGGTTCTGGGACTATCGGCATACAGCTCATTGAGATCTTGTCCAGGCAGCTGAAAGGAAGTTCCGAATTTACTTCGGAAAATGGAGTTGTTTTTCGTCTTAGAATTCCGGACCGGAATCCAGGAAAGTAG
- a CDS encoding cyclic nucleotide-binding domain-containing protein encodes MQHTTEEILHQIYLFSSFSMDELAKIAEKTKYKVLEQGEAVYQEGNEAKAFYVVMYGTLKILTSTEKGDDVSVTTIATGDHFGEFPFLDQGKRAGTVEAMERCELLEIPFDHLQHILDSDKELALKFYKGITTYLVKRMRLLTHDLAYARELKKRYS; translated from the coding sequence ATGCAACACACTACAGAAGAAATCCTACACCAGATTTATTTATTTTCCAGCTTCTCAATGGACGAACTGGCTAAAATAGCCGAGAAGACCAAATACAAGGTGCTTGAACAAGGAGAAGCGGTTTACCAAGAAGGGAACGAAGCCAAGGCGTTCTATGTGGTAATGTACGGAACTCTGAAAATTTTGACTTCCACCGAAAAAGGGGACGATGTGAGCGTAACTACGATCGCTACCGGTGACCATTTCGGAGAATTCCCGTTTCTGGATCAGGGAAAACGAGCCGGAACGGTAGAAGCGATGGAACGTTGCGAACTCTTGGAAATCCCGTTCGATCATCTACAGCATATTTTGGATTCCGATAAGGAACTTGCTCTGAAATTTTATAAAGGGATCACCACCTATTTGGTGAAAAGAATGAGACTACTTACTCATGACTTGGCCTATGCTAGGGAATTAAAGAAACGTTATTCGTAA
- a CDS encoding alpha/beta fold hydrolase → MHRKFSPIYLLFIFFGLTYCSETLVKTGIGYERWKAGLEKKQTKIEPWNWVYLEGGQGSEKILMVHGFGGDKDNWTRFSKWITPQYTVVAVDLPGFGENDRIAGQDYNIVEQVKRLDEFVVKLGWEKFHIVGNSMGGAISGVYAATYPQKILSLGLFAPSGINSPEKSELSKNLEKGKNNLVATNAEEFNELMKFIFVTPPPVPSFLASYFAERAVKNSEFNKYIFKQIRSTGFPLQENMNKIRTKTLILWGDTDRVLSVSGAGVLEKGIAGSKKVILKDMGHVPMLERPEEVANTYKEFLVK, encoded by the coding sequence ATGCATAGGAAATTTTCCCCAATCTACTTATTGTTTATTTTTTTCGGGCTGACCTATTGTTCCGAGACTCTGGTTAAAACCGGTATCGGTTATGAAAGATGGAAAGCAGGACTCGAAAAAAAACAAACCAAGATAGAACCTTGGAACTGGGTATATTTAGAAGGGGGGCAAGGTAGCGAAAAGATCCTGATGGTCCACGGATTCGGCGGAGATAAGGATAATTGGACTAGATTTTCCAAGTGGATCACTCCTCAATACACAGTGGTGGCTGTGGATCTCCCCGGTTTTGGTGAAAACGATAGAATCGCAGGTCAGGATTATAATATCGTCGAGCAAGTAAAACGCTTGGACGAGTTTGTCGTTAAACTTGGCTGGGAAAAATTCCATATTGTAGGAAATTCTATGGGGGGAGCGATCTCGGGAGTGTATGCTGCGACGTATCCGCAAAAAATCTTGTCTCTCGGATTATTTGCACCCTCCGGAATTAATAGTCCTGAAAAAAGTGAATTGTCTAAAAACTTGGAAAAGGGAAAGAATAATTTAGTTGCGACTAACGCGGAAGAATTTAATGAATTGATGAAATTCATTTTTGTAACACCGCCTCCGGTTCCTTCTTTTTTGGCATCCTATTTTGCGGAACGAGCCGTCAAAAATTCCGAGTTTAATAAATATATATTTAAACAGATCCGATCTACCGGTTTTCCCTTGCAGGAAAATATGAATAAGATCCGGACAAAAACTCTTATCTTATGGGGAGATACGGACAGGGTGCTGAGCGTTTCCGGCGCCGGGGTGTTAGAAAAGGGGATTGCGGGATCTAAAAAGGTGATCTTGAAGGATATGGGTCACGTTCCCATGTTAGAAAGACCCGAAGAAGTTGCGAATACTTACAAAGAATTTTTAGTGAAGTAA